From the genome of Maribacter aquivivus, one region includes:
- a CDS encoding OmpA family protein — protein sequence YNMKLSANRAKATADYLIAAGIPSNRISYEGYGETELTNGCSNGVPCSKENHQLNRRSEFIVVE from the coding sequence TACAACATGAAATTATCCGCCAACAGGGCAAAGGCAACAGCCGATTACCTAATAGCGGCAGGTATCCCGAGCAACAGGATCTCGTATGAAGGCTACGGAGAAACCGAGCTTACCAACGGTTGTAGCAATGGTGTTCCTTGTAGCAAAGAGAACCATCAACTCAACAGAAGATCGGAGTTTATCGTGGTAGAATAA